In the Arachis hypogaea cultivar Tifrunner chromosome 20, arahy.Tifrunner.gnm2.J5K5, whole genome shotgun sequence genome, tacctcgacaggcgggatccaaccgccgtccctgccggacgcatagcgtctcataatctcagtaaaaaaaatatctcagtggttttcagaaaatattttcagTATACAGAGATCCATCGTCTCAATCCGAGTCCCCGACTCATCTTAACCACTGTCCATTCATAACTCAGTTTCCAATGTCAAAAGTTCATCATTCCTTATCTCATATATCAATCATCCTCCACCAATCATCAAATCattctcagcacgccagaaatctaggcctccgttttctaatttatcatCAAACCATGTACTAGGATTCTTCAGTtatatcccatgttctaatactTAAAACTAGTCCCAAAAGTTTTCAAATGGTGTTTTAGAAGTTTAcgaccttgttgggaaggtagaatagttgaaaacaaataaaattttgagaaacagGACATATGCGGCCGCACAAGggtctgtgcgtgtgcacactcCTAAGAGTTTTgaaatgcgtgcgtacgcacaggggtgtgcgtacgcacaggtgtcaaTTTTTACAAGGGTCTgtgcactcgcacaacctgtgctagcgcccccaacagactgacctccccgacgtgtgcgtccgcacaagttGAAGTTTTTCCAtagatatgtgcgcgcacaagctgtgctagcgctgcgaACAGAATACACTTCcctacctgtgcgtgcgcacaggtgtgtgcgtccgcacaggtcgaaGTACTTGCAGGGGTGTGCGTCCGCATGAGAGTGTGCGCCCGCACATATCAGCAAAtcttgaaattctgcaactttgcagaatttcagatttttaacacccactttgaaggatcataacttccttgacaaaattccaattttcacaaaccttatatcgatttaaagggttttcaaagatctttaattataaacgaatttcaatcaatttcgaaaaccgaggcaaaagttatgatcgtaCAAAGTTCATAAAAAATCCAATTTTGCCTAACTTCACAATTTACACAATTTCTTTCCATACCCATTCCAAACCACACCATACCATTCCAAATTATATCAAGCCATTCAAAACACCACTTTTCATCAAAATGTGCTAGTTATACCATAATACACCAACTTTATCACATTCTCCTTCTCatttcattattctcaattccaaCATCAACTATATAACATTTATGATCAAAATCACCATCAAACCCACCATTTCATAAATCACAACATTACAATTATCATAAGGAACCAACTTCCAATCcatacaatcattcaacaacatcatatCATCAAAATTCATCACAAATCAACTCAACATTCATCAATTCATCAACATTTAACACACCAACCATCATTTTAGTTCAACCTATCTTATTGGTCACTAGCctatgtgtccatgaatattatatactacatagaggaaatcgaaaccataccttggccgattccctttaTGCACCAAaactcaaattgatcaccaatTAGCTTTCAACTAAATTCCAAGCTTTCAAATCCACTCCAATAAGTACAAATAAGTTCTAagagctcccaaagccacaataatcaaactatatgcatacaaatcacctcaaatcaaccCAGGGTTCTAATTAAACATAATTTCATAAGGGTTTAGTGGCTCTTACCTTCTCCCACAgatttactagcaagaatccaaggctaagcaaggattagagcaaacctaaacacaaagaatcacaaaaactcatttaatcAAAAACCTTATAAACCCGAATTTTGAGGAGAGAAACTGAGAAGATTTCGTGATTACCTTGAGGGTTTCTTAGGTGGGTCTTGTAGAGCTCTCCACGAagaacgcgtagccgcaaacgatgcggcaatcggagctctctagctcaagatatgagctttggaagaagatgatgaatagtaACCAAAagggtttctctcttcttctcttttcagcATGTATGAGTGTGTTTGTTTAGTATTGTGGCTGGTTTGGTTCATTTAATgagccttttatatgttgggcttgggcccaacttgggtccggtccaacccgttagcgtttttagcccgtttggcccaactttgggccaaacctttaaaattaacacccggttttccatttctaacatttttctaagattttcgccggttttcactttttctcatgcGGTACCGGGCAAACTTGAATCGGTTCAACTACCGGTTCATGGTTTTTCACAGTTTTTCGCAGAAAGCACATTTTCTTACTTAGAAAGGACCACTGAGTccgaaaatcacctttaaatcctcaaattctttCTCTAACTTTTTGAAGCctaatttgggcaatattaattacttaattaaccgattgattagttgcggtttttacattctccccaccaaataagaaattttgccctcaaaatttgaattacctgagaaaagctcgggataatcctttcgcatctcagactccaattcccaagtgtgcGCTTCTACTCCTGCTCGCTCCCAAGCAACTTTAACCAATGGAACATCCTTTCCTCGCAGCTTCTTCACACTACAGTCATCGATCCTCACTGGTGTCACTTGGAAAGTCAAATTCTCTTTCAACTCAACCGATTCAGGCTCCAACATATGAGCCGCATCCGACGTGTACTTACGGAGCtgtgacacgtggaatacgtcatgcaagttagacaaATGAGGTGGCAAAGCGacttgatacgccaccggcccgaaTCTCTTCAAAATCTCAAACGGTTCTATATATCTTGGGTTTAACTTCTTGGTCTTGATTGCTCTTTCAATCCCAGTGGTCGGTGTAACCCTAAGGAATACGTGTTCTCCTACTTCAAACTCTAACGGTTTCCTTCTCTGATCCGCATAACTCTTTTGTCGACTCTGAGCAGTCAGAATCCTTTCTCGTATTCTCTTAATCttctcagtagtctctgctaccacatctggacccaatacacttgcttcaCCAGATTCATACTAACAAAGTGGAGACTGGCACTTCtgtccatacaaagcctcatacggagccatcccaatgctcgcatgaaaactattgttgtatgcaaactccaccaacGGCATGTAACGATCCCAACTCCCGGGTTGATCCAACACACATGCTCTTACCATATCTTCCAACGTCTGAATAGTCCTTTCGGATTG is a window encoding:
- the LOC140182922 gene encoding uncharacterized protein, with translation MLQPLEIPQWKWEGVAMDFVTGLPRTGLGFDAIWYESGEASVLGPDVVAETTEKIKRIRERILTAQSRQKSYADQRRKPLEFEVGEHVFLRVTPTTGIERAIKTKKLNPRYIEPFEILKRFGPVAYQVALPPHLSNLHDVFHVSQLRKYTSDAAHMLEPESVELKENLTFQVTPVRIDDCSVKKLRGKDVPLVKVAWERAGLVPYDNCNVVIYEMVGLMVILIINVI